One genomic segment of Arcobacter porcinus includes these proteins:
- a CDS encoding ankyrin repeat domain-containing protein — MLSYFKADREALLRELLLDNANEDKIKKLIAKGVDINSVDERGKTILFYLVFKKKFNSIKLLIELGIDLYKEDSTNATILSNSCDKYDFTAAKFLLENGYNINQKNSKGRTLLQELVVSSNLKAYSFLQDFNPDYDSVDNSGKTVLFDAVLSGSLELVEDVVKKVKDINASDKNGQTALFYSVLQENLRISLVLMAKGININRIDNSGQNALYNAVLLGSRNRILINHLIDRRIDLNVVDNRNMSIVDEIFYITTLQKHDKDIEDKKYLRINQKDDYFSLAQQILGFSSSVDSLDKDGKTTLQKELEKNNYAFAEILIRNKADVEITDENGRSLLHQEILKGFSSRRTVEFLILNGANVDQIDNYGKSILDNLIELYLASEGEKEPREELETYVQENGDFDFYIKKILAHGVNVNLKRFMGRNILFDLVQYNCQVIMDSLVEHGADVNCIDQSGITPITHMVEEGLKLTNIKEQNEFLKRLQSFLKYKVSLDIQDKDGRTVVHKAVIADNLQVVEKLMIKKANLNIKDSHGRTALHHTQWKGNYEIARWLLAAGADINIPDNSGFNILNYATILGHARLVITLIKSGALLHNNHPKNKKIAAFFKSKERVLDRYLEGTNISDFKMKTALIELVTNFRKEINQAII, encoded by the coding sequence GTGCTAAGTTATTTTAAAGCAGATAGAGAGGCTCTTTTAAGAGAGCTTCTTTTAGATAATGCTAATGAAGATAAAATTAAAAAACTTATTGCTAAAGGTGTAGATATAAACTCTGTTGATGAAAGAGGAAAAACTATACTATTTTATCTAGTATTTAAAAAGAAATTTAACTCTATCAAACTTTTGATAGAGTTAGGAATAGACTTATATAAAGAAGATAGTACAAATGCAACTATTTTAAGTAACTCTTGTGATAAATATGATTTTACAGCAGCAAAATTTTTACTTGAAAATGGTTACAACATAAATCAAAAAAATAGTAAAGGAAGAACACTTCTACAAGAGTTAGTAGTAAGTTCTAATCTAAAAGCATATAGTTTTTTACAAGATTTTAATCCTGATTATGACTCTGTTGATAATAGTGGAAAAACTGTCTTATTTGATGCTGTTTTAAGTGGAAGTTTAGAGCTTGTCGAAGATGTGGTAAAAAAAGTAAAAGATATAAATGCAAGTGATAAAAATGGACAAACAGCACTATTTTACTCAGTTTTACAAGAAAATCTAAGAATCTCTTTGGTTTTGATGGCAAAGGGAATAAATATAAATCGAATTGATAATAGTGGTCAAAATGCACTATATAATGCTGTTTTATTAGGAAGTAGAAATAGAATATTAATTAACCATCTAATAGATAGAAGAATAGATTTAAATGTTGTTGACAATAGAAATATGTCTATTGTTGATGAAATATTTTATATTACAACTTTACAAAAACATGATAAAGATATTGAAGATAAAAAATATTTAAGAATAAATCAAAAAGATGATTATTTCTCTTTAGCACAACAGATTTTAGGCTTCTCATCTAGTGTAGATAGTTTGGATAAAGATGGAAAGACAACATTACAAAAAGAACTAGAAAAAAATAATTATGCTTTTGCAGAGATATTAATAAGAAATAAAGCTGATGTTGAGATAACAGATGAAAATGGAAGAAGTCTTCTTCATCAAGAGATTTTAAAAGGTTTTTCAAGTAGAAGAACTGTTGAATTTCTTATTTTAAATGGAGCAAATGTAGATCAAATAGATAATTATGGAAAATCTATTTTGGATAATTTAATAGAGTTGTATTTAGCTTCAGAGGGAGAAAAAGAGCCTAGAGAAGAGTTGGAAACCTATGTTCAAGAAAATGGTGATTTTGATTTTTATATTAAAAAAATCTTGGCTCATGGAGTAAATGTAAATCTAAAAAGATTTATGGGAAGAAATATACTATTTGATTTGGTGCAATATAATTGCCAAGTTATTATGGATAGTTTGGTTGAACACGGAGCAGATGTAAATTGTATTGATCAAAGTGGAATTACTCCAATTACACATATGGTAGAAGAGGGCTTAAAACTTACAAATATAAAAGAGCAAAATGAGTTTTTAAAAAGATTACAAAGTTTTTTAAAGTACAAAGTTAGTTTGGATATTCAAGATAAAGATGGACGAACAGTTGTTCATAAAGCTGTAATTGCAGATAATTTACAGGTTGTAGAAAAACTTATGATAAAAAAAGCAAATTTAAATATAAAAGATAGTCATGGAAGAACAGCTCTTCATCATACTCAATGGAAAGGAAATTATGAGATAGCAAGATGGCTTTTAGCAGCTGGTGCTGATATAAATATTCCTGATAATAGTGGATTTAATATCTTAAACTATGCAACAATATTGGGTCATGCAAGATTGGTAATAACTCTTATAAAATCAGGAGCTTTACTACATAATAATCACCCAAAAAATAAAAAAATCGCAGCTTTTTTTAAGAGTAAAGAAAGAGTTTTAGATAGATATTTAGAAGGTACAAATATTAGTGATTTTAAAATGAAAACAGCACTAATAGAACTTGTAACAAATTTTAGAAAAGAGATAAACCAAGCTATAATTTAA
- a CDS encoding helicase-related protein: MKQNSWQEDLKNLLNCDLKELYPIARSLNRKLEFYVGPTNSGKTYNAMQKLKEANSGLYLAPLRLLALEGHEDLKKSNINSSLITGEEQVLDEDAAHICSTIEMLDFDLEVDVAVIDEVQMLEDSERGWAWVNAIIGVPAKKVIMTGSVNALEAVKKIVQYLDEDLEIVKHKRKNPLNVLEKYTSLDNLEDGTALIAFSRAEVLKLKQKLQKKYSVSVIYGNLSPEVRRDEARRFREKQSQILIATDAISMGLNLPIKTILFTNDTKFDGVRKRKISVNEIVQIAGRAGRFGLFEAGYLGATRRDILEYIKYEFEQPIKTIKPPFKVKINNKQLQDLSMHLKTKSLTKVLNFFSLNMKFSGPFEAANLSSMLEASKIVDSKDLLNMEEKYLLAQAPISIKSTIILQAYDSYIASIVKKRVNHYKPSITLPKKAITQRDLLLVEDEVKKISLYLWLSYKIPELFPDSEKAYILRNSFNSFIEKSLKGRLLDDRDFDRKKDDKVVNRSNRNRKRDSNNSFKKPFKRN, from the coding sequence ATGAAACAAAATAGTTGGCAAGAAGATTTAAAAAATTTATTAAATTGTGATTTAAAAGAGTTATATCCAATAGCAAGAAGCTTAAATAGAAAATTAGAATTTTATGTTGGACCTACAAATAGTGGTAAAACATATAATGCAATGCAAAAATTAAAAGAGGCAAATAGTGGTTTGTATTTAGCTCCACTTAGACTTCTAGCTTTAGAAGGGCATGAAGATTTAAAGAAATCAAATATAAACAGCTCATTAATTACAGGAGAAGAGCAAGTTTTAGATGAAGATGCAGCTCATATTTGTTCAACTATTGAGATGTTGGATTTTGATTTAGAGGTTGATGTTGCAGTAATAGATGAAGTTCAAATGCTTGAAGATAGTGAAAGAGGTTGGGCTTGGGTAAATGCAATTATTGGAGTTCCTGCAAAAAAAGTAATAATGACAGGAAGTGTAAATGCACTTGAAGCTGTTAAAAAAATTGTTCAATATTTAGATGAAGATTTAGAAATAGTAAAACATAAAAGAAAAAATCCACTAAATGTTTTAGAAAAATATACAAGTCTTGATAATCTTGAAGATGGAACAGCTTTAATAGCTTTTTCAAGGGCAGAAGTTTTAAAATTAAAACAAAAACTTCAAAAAAAATACTCTGTATCAGTGATTTATGGAAATCTATCTCCTGAAGTAAGACGAGATGAAGCAAGAAGATTTAGAGAAAAACAGAGTCAAATATTAATAGCAACAGATGCAATAAGTATGGGATTAAATCTTCCAATAAAAACAATCTTATTTACAAATGATACAAAATTTGATGGTGTAAGAAAAAGAAAAATATCTGTAAATGAGATTGTCCAAATAGCTGGTCGTGCTGGAAGATTTGGGCTTTTTGAAGCAGGGTATTTAGGAGCAACGAGAAGAGATATTTTAGAGTATATAAAATATGAGTTTGAACAGCCAATAAAAACTATAAAACCACCATTTAAAGTAAAAATAAATAATAAACAACTTCAAGATTTATCAATGCATTTAAAGACAAAATCTTTGACAAAAGTATTGAACTTCTTCTCTTTAAATATGAAGTTTAGCGGACCTTTTGAAGCAGCAAATCTTTCAAGTATGCTTGAAGCTTCAAAAATAGTTGATAGTAAAGATTTGCTAAATATGGAAGAGAAATATCTTTTAGCACAAGCACCAATTAGTATAAAATCTACAATTATTTTACAAGCTTATGACTCATATATTGCAAGTATTGTCAAAAAAAGAGTAAATCATTATAAACCATCTATAACTTTGCCTAAAAAAGCTATTACTCAAAGAGATTTGCTTTTGGTTGAAGATGAGGTTAAAAAAATCTCTTTATATTTATGGCTTTCATATAAGATTCCAGAACTTTTTCCAGATAGTGAAAAGGCATACATTTTAAGAAACTCTTTTAATAGCTTTATAGAAAAGTCATTAAAAGGAAGATTGTTAGATGATAGAGATTTCGATAGAAAAAAAGATGATAAAGTGGTAAATAGAAGCAATAGAAATAGAAAAAGAGATAGTAATAATTCTTTTAAAAAACCTTTTAAACGAAATTAA
- the trmA gene encoding tRNA (uridine(54)-C5)-methyltransferase TrmA gives MQCDYFASCASCTLHNMSYDEQLNFKVDREKERFNDLIDFSKTPLDIIKSKESNFRNRAEFRIWWEKDENSIKDILSYAMNDFDKNILQINSCSIVSPKIAELMPKILNELQKDMILSFRLFAIEFLSSSTDDILVTLIYHKKLEQNWEELAKSLETKFSIKIIGRSKKQKIVLSKNFIEESLNIENKSFRFNYEENGFTQPNTEVNIQMIEWVLNNTPKTNDDLCELYCGGGNFTIPLSTKFNKVLATEISKTSIKSALKNCELNNISNIKFIRMSAEDFVQALNKVRKFNRLKDIELDDYNFSTIFMDPPRSGLDDTTRNLAKNFENIIYISCNPETLHRDLKELLKTHEAVKFALFDQFAYSKHIESGIILKRK, from the coding sequence ATGCAGTGTGATTATTTTGCTTCGTGTGCTTCGTGTACTTTACACAATATGTCTTATGATGAACAATTGAATTTTAAGGTAGATAGAGAAAAAGAGAGATTCAATGATTTAATAGATTTTTCTAAAACTCCTCTTGATATTATAAAAAGTAAAGAGTCAAATTTTAGAAATAGAGCTGAATTTAGAATTTGGTGGGAAAAAGATGAGAATTCTATAAAAGATATTTTATCTTATGCAATGAATGATTTTGATAAAAATATCTTACAAATCAACTCTTGCTCTATTGTTAGCCCAAAAATTGCTGAACTTATGCCAAAAATTTTGAATGAACTACAAAAAGATATGATTTTATCTTTTAGACTTTTTGCTATTGAATTTTTAAGTTCTAGCACAGATGATATTTTGGTAACTTTGATCTATCATAAAAAACTAGAACAAAACTGGGAAGAGTTAGCAAAAAGTTTAGAAACAAAATTTTCTATAAAAATAATAGGAAGAAGCAAAAAACAAAAAATAGTTTTAAGTAAAAATTTTATTGAAGAGAGTTTAAATATTGAAAATAAGAGTTTTAGATTTAACTATGAAGAGAATGGTTTTACTCAACCAAACACTGAAGTAAATATTCAGATGATTGAGTGGGTTTTAAATAATACTCCTAAAACAAATGATGATTTATGCGAACTATATTGTGGTGGTGGAAATTTTACAATTCCTCTTTCTACAAAATTTAATAAAGTTTTAGCCACAGAAATCTCAAAAACATCTATAAAATCTGCTTTAAAAAACTGTGAACTAAACAATATTTCAAATATAAAGTTTATAAGAATGAGTGCAGAAGATTTTGTACAAGCTTTAAATAAAGTAAGAAAATTCAATAGATTAAAAGATATAGAACTTGATGATTATAATTTTTCAACAATATTTATGGATCCTCCAAGAAGCGGTTTAGATGATACAACAAGAAATTTAGCAAAAAATTTTGAAAATATCATATATATCTCTTGTAATCCTGAAACACTACATAGAGATTTGAAAGAACTTTTAAAAACTCATGAAGCCGTTAAATTCGCACTATTTGACCAATTTGCTTACTCAAAGCATATTGAATCTGGGATAATTTTAAAAAGAAAATAG
- a CDS encoding flagellin: MRINTNVSSLNAQESSTLTNNKIKNSLEKLSSGLQINKASDDASGLAIADKLRTQVTSINQGVSNGNSAIALLQIADKSMAEQSNILDTVKAKLIQANTDTTSQAGRTAIAKDVNKLLEQLGNIAKQTNYNGTNLLQATATNGAAKTALSFQVGENARDEIKTTDIQANVTGYALNTLKGQVSLGAVVSADATAGTTNAFSRAHATAGQAAIDKAISTLNGYRGDIGSTQNQVESAVRNLMTQSTNIKAAESVIRDVDYAAESANFNKLNIISQAGSYAISQANATQQNVLRLLQ; this comes from the coding sequence ATGAGAATTAATACAAACGTATCTTCATTAAATGCTCAAGAGTCTTCAACTCTTACAAATAACAAAATCAAAAATTCACTAGAAAAATTATCTTCTGGTTTACAAATTAACAAAGCTTCTGATGATGCTTCTGGTCTTGCTATTGCAGATAAATTAAGAACTCAAGTTACATCTATTAACCAAGGTGTTTCAAACGGTAACTCTGCTATTGCTTTATTACAAATTGCTGATAAATCTATGGCTGAGCAATCAAATATTCTTGATACAGTAAAAGCAAAACTAATTCAAGCAAATACAGATACTACATCTCAAGCTGGTAGAACTGCTATTGCAAAAGACGTTAATAAACTTCTTGAACAATTAGGTAATATTGCAAAACAGACTAACTATAATGGTACAAATTTACTTCAAGCAACAGCTACAAATGGTGCAGCTAAAACAGCTCTATCTTTCCAAGTTGGTGAGAATGCTAGAGATGAGATTAAAACTACTGATATTCAAGCTAATGTTACAGGATATGCATTAAATACTTTAAAAGGTCAAGTTTCTTTAGGTGCTGTTGTTTCTGCTGATGCTACTGCTGGTACAACTAATGCATTTTCAAGGGCACATGCTACAGCTGGTCAAGCTGCAATTGATAAAGCTATTTCGACTCTAAATGGATATAGAGGAGATATCGGTTCTACTCAAAACCAAGTTGAATCTGCTGTTAGAAACTTAATGACTCAATCTACAAATATTAAAGCAGCTGAGTCTGTGATTAGAGATGTTGATTATGCTGCTGAAAGTGCTAACTTCAATAAATTGAATATCATTTCTCAAGCTGGTTCTTATGCAATCAGCCAAGCAAATGCTACTCAACAAAATGTTCTTAGATTACTTCAATAA
- a CDS encoding flagellin, with amino-acid sequence MKINTNVSSLTAQESSTLTNNALKNSLEKLSSGLKINKASDDASGLAIADKLRTQVTSVNQGIANGNSAIAMLQIADKSMAEQSQILDTVKAKLIQANTDTTSTAGRTAIAKDITKLLDQLNNIAKQTNYNGTALLQATATNGAAKTALSFQIGESTRDMISTATIQANITGYSLDTLKGEVSLGAAVSAGATAGTTNVFTRAMATAGQAAVDKAITTLNGYRGDIGSTQNQIESAVRNLMTQSTNIKNAESVLRDVDYAEESANFNKLNIISQAGSYAISQSNAVSQNVLRLLQ; translated from the coding sequence ATGAAAATAAATACAAATGTATCTTCATTAACAGCTCAAGAGTCTTCAACTCTTACAAATAATGCTCTTAAAAATTCTTTAGAAAAACTAAGTTCTGGTTTAAAAATAAATAAAGCTAGTGATGATGCTTCTGGTTTAGCTATTGCTGATAAACTTAGAACTCAGGTTACTTCTGTAAATCAAGGAATTGCAAATGGTAATTCAGCTATTGCTATGTTACAAATTGCTGATAAATCTATGGCTGAGCAGTCTCAAATTCTGGATACAGTAAAAGCAAAACTAATCCAAGCAAATACAGATACTACTTCAACAGCTGGTAGAACTGCTATTGCTAAAGATATTACAAAGTTACTTGATCAGTTAAATAATATTGCAAAACAAACAAATTATAATGGTACAGCTTTACTTCAAGCAACAGCTACAAATGGTGCAGCTAAAACAGCTCTATCTTTCCAAATTGGTGAAAGTACAAGAGATATGATCTCAACTGCAACTATTCAAGCAAATATTACAGGATATTCATTAGATACTTTAAAAGGTGAAGTTTCTTTAGGTGCTGCTGTTTCTGCTGGTGCTACTGCTGGAACTACAAATGTATTTACAAGGGCAATGGCTACAGCTGGTCAAGCTGCTGTTGATAAAGCTATTACAACTCTAAATGGTTATAGAGGAGATATTGGTTCTACTCAAAATCAAATTGAAAGTGCTGTTAGAAATTTAATGACTCAATCTACAAATATAAAAAATGCGGAATCAGTTTTAAGAGATGTTGATTATGCTGAAGAGAGTGCAAACTTTAATAAGCTAAATATCATTTCTCAAGCTGGTTCTTATGCTATTAGTCAGTCAAATGCTGTTTCTCAAAATGTTCTTAGACTACTTCAATAG
- a CDS encoding 6-hydroxymethylpterin diphosphokinase MptE-like protein: MTEAQIQLQNALTTTFLANLAFLSEYDNELYHRVDELSRMIENGTYKEKYHLEFNMQDGDFDIYDTVNDKYLYNKNPKKFNNDLIRKSEQYENNYILDLPEYYAHKFRNFPKINREKRFEYEHLEELNTIVINDINEYIEATGDLLDNKKKRLKKVKKFIFIGTLLGRHIPRIAEKIDANIYLVLERNLEIFRLSLFTVDYTVLAKKSVIFSIMDSVLQTEKKINQFLSISYLENYLIKFSTTSINIQEYVDNVLNGLHLLSPSAYTYNRRLYVHTNRTTKYIEDKYKVLLFNKTKENFDFFNNLPILYLTAGPSLDENIEWIKKNQNKFFIVTIGAAYKKLIKNNIHINIITTIDEQYNILNDKQFDDESVSKISKDTIILASTITNEKILNKFNKGNLYLVEVFNSIHKNNISFDGFSVGEITLDILFHLNAKEIYLIGLDLALNQKTGESHSKESSSALSKLNLQEKQNRDTYSVRGSLIEVKGNSQDTVFTTPLFYSSIKNLEQKIKRNNNLTKIYNLSTNGAFFEGSFFKKIEEVDINQMKEIGNYRDKFFNDLNKYSTTFLSTDSKKDLKQEVEFIESDIRKIINNIKEKDYKTFDDLFEDMYLIISSVLEKNYNALYQILVNYFQIFAPSLFYHFNDMKLKSEVKKVKKIKEIFVKQVEFMLKDYVECLKRVI; encoded by the coding sequence ATGACAGAAGCCCAAATACAATTACAAAATGCACTTACAACTACTTTTTTAGCAAATCTTGCTTTCTTAAGTGAATATGATAATGAACTTTATCATAGAGTAGATGAACTATCTCGTATGATAGAAAATGGGACTTATAAAGAAAAATATCATTTAGAATTTAATATGCAAGATGGAGATTTTGATATATATGATACTGTAAATGATAAATATTTATATAATAAAAATCCCAAAAAATTCAATAATGATTTAATTAGAAAATCTGAGCAATATGAAAATAATTATATTTTAGATTTACCAGAATATTATGCACATAAATTTAGAAATTTTCCTAAAATAAATAGAGAAAAAAGATTTGAATATGAACATTTAGAAGAATTAAATACTATAGTTATTAATGATATAAATGAATATATAGAAGCTACGGGTGATTTACTTGATAATAAGAAAAAAAGACTAAAGAAAGTAAAAAAATTTATTTTTATTGGTACACTTCTTGGAAGACACATACCAAGAATCGCTGAAAAAATAGATGCAAATATATACTTGGTACTTGAAAGAAATTTAGAAATTTTTAGATTGTCATTATTTACTGTTGATTACACAGTTCTTGCAAAAAAATCTGTGATTTTTTCTATAATGGACTCAGTACTTCAAACAGAAAAGAAAATAAATCAATTTTTAAGTATATCTTATTTAGAAAATTATCTTATAAAATTTTCTACAACATCTATAAATATTCAAGAATATGTAGATAATGTATTAAATGGCTTACATCTTTTGAGTCCATCAGCATATACATATAATAGAAGATTATATGTTCATACAAATAGAACAACAAAATATATAGAAGATAAATATAAAGTTTTACTTTTTAATAAAACAAAAGAGAATTTCGATTTTTTTAATAATTTACCTATTTTATATCTTACTGCAGGACCTTCATTAGATGAAAATATAGAGTGGATAAAAAAGAATCAAAATAAATTTTTTATAGTTACAATAGGTGCAGCATATAAAAAATTAATTAAAAATAATATTCATATCAATATTATAACAACTATTGACGAACAGTATAATATATTAAATGATAAACAATTTGATGATGAAAGTGTTTCAAAGATTTCTAAAGATACTATAATTTTAGCTTCTACAATAACAAATGAAAAGATTTTAAATAAGTTTAATAAAGGCAATTTATATTTAGTTGAAGTTTTTAATTCTATACATAAAAATAATATATCTTTTGATGGTTTTAGTGTTGGAGAGATTACTCTTGATATATTATTTCATTTAAATGCAAAAGAGATTTATCTAATAGGGCTTGATTTGGCTCTAAATCAAAAAACAGGAGAAAGTCACTCTAAAGAGTCATCTTCTGCTCTTTCAAAACTAAATTTACAAGAGAAGCAAAATAGAGATACATATAGTGTAAGAGGTAGTTTGATAGAAGTAAAAGGAAATAGTCAAGATACCGTTTTTACAACACCTCTATTTTATAGTTCAATAAAAAACTTAGAACAAAAAATAAAAAGAAATAATAATTTAACAAAAATCTATAATTTATCTACAAATGGAGCATTTTTTGAAGGTTCTTTCTTTAAAAAAATAGAAGAAGTAGATATAAATCAGATGAAAGAAATAGGAAACTATAGAGATAAATTTTTTAATGATTTAAATAAATACTCTACTACTTTTTTATCAACTGATTCAAAAAAGGATTTAAAACAAGAGGTAGAATTTATAGAAAGTGATATTAGAAAAATTATAAATAATATAAAAGAAAAAGATTATAAAACATTTGATGATTTATTTGAGGATATGTATTTAATAATATCTTCTGTATTAGAAAAGAATTATAATGCCTTGTATCAAATTTTAGTAAACTATTTTCAAATATTTGCACCTTCTTTATTTTATCATTTTAATGATATGAAGCTAAAATCTGAAGTTAAGAAAGTAAAAAAAATAAAAGAAATATTTGTAAAGCAGGTAGAGTTTATGTTAAAGGATTATGTAGAGTGTTTAAAAAGAGTGATATAA
- a CDS encoding PIG-L deacetylase family protein produces the protein MNKKILIVAAHPDDEVLGCFGTVAKLIQEGYEAYTLILGEGKTSRDEKRVVENKKEEIKLLNLEIKKANDIIGIKKCFVYDFPDNRFDSVDILDIVKVISKIKNDIQPDIIFTHYENDLNIDHQITYKAVLTATRPMIDETVKEIYSFEILSSTEWNYPLSYNPDVFFDIENTINLKIDAMKEYKSELCEYPHPRSLKGITLNAEYQGMRVGKRYVEAFKSIRVLK, from the coding sequence ATGAATAAAAAGATATTAATAGTAGCGGCTCATCCAGATGATGAAGTTTTAGGATGTTTTGGTACAGTTGCAAAACTTATTCAAGAAGGTTATGAAGCTTATACTCTTATTTTAGGAGAGGGAAAGACAAGTAGAGATGAAAAAAGAGTTGTTGAAAATAAAAAAGAAGAGATAAAACTTTTAAATTTAGAGATAAAAAAAGCAAATGATATTATAGGTATAAAAAAATGCTTTGTTTATGATTTTCCTGATAATAGATTTGATAGTGTAGATATACTTGATATTGTAAAAGTTATATCAAAAATTAAAAATGACATCCAACCAGATATAATATTTACACATTATGAAAATGATTTAAATATTGATCATCAAATCACCTATAAAGCAGTCTTAACTGCTACTAGACCGATGATTGATGAGACTGTAAAGGAGATATATAGTTTTGAAATATTATCTTCAACTGAATGGAATTATCCATTATCATATAATCCAGATGTTTTCTTTGATATAGAAAATACAATAAATCTTAAAATAGATGCTATGAAAGAGTATAAATCAGAATTATGTGAATATCCTCATCCAAGAAGTCTAAAAGGAATTACATTAAATGCAGAATATCAAGGTATGAGAGTTGGAAAAAGATATGTTGAAGCTTTTAAATCTATAAGAGTTTTAAAATAA
- a CDS encoding methionyl-tRNA formyltransferase, with protein MNNILIVTIKDWNIKNYFKLKEKLYNEYNFHIIDNKEELTLDNIRKINPKYIFFPHWSWIIPEEIYLNYECILFHMTDLPYGRGGSPLQNLIMNKRYNTKISAIQVSKNLDEGDVYLKEDFDISKGSAGEIYKNISKIIFNKLIPKILKSNLEKKKQVGEIVTFKRRTPEESNLKLLNNITLDTLYDFIRMLDADGYPRAYFQISDLKIELKDIFFNGKTYEGKFEVKNNE; from the coding sequence ATGAATAATATTTTAATTGTAACAATAAAAGATTGGAATATTAAGAATTATTTTAAATTGAAAGAAAAATTATATAATGAATATAACTTTCATATAATTGATAATAAAGAAGAATTGACTTTAGATAATATTAGAAAAATTAATCCAAAATATATATTTTTCCCACATTGGTCATGGATAATTCCTGAAGAAATATATCTAAATTATGAATGTATATTATTTCATATGACAGATTTACCTTATGGTAGAGGAGGGAGTCCTTTACAAAATTTAATTATGAATAAAAGATATAATACAAAGATATCTGCAATTCAAGTGTCAAAAAACTTAGATGAAGGGGATGTTTATCTAAAAGAAGATTTTGATATATCAAAAGGTAGTGCAGGTGAAATATATAAAAATATTTCTAAAATAATTTTTAATAAGCTAATTCCAAAAATATTAAAAAGTAATTTAGAAAAAAAGAAACAAGTTGGAGAAATTGTAACTTTTAAAAGAAGAACTCCTGAAGAGAGTAATTTAAAGTTGTTAAACAATATTACATTAGATACTTTATATGATTTTATTAGAATGCTTGATGCAGATGGATACCCAAGAGCCTATTTCCAAATTTCAGATTTAAAAATAGAGTTAAAAGATATTTTCTTTAATGGTAAAACTTACGAAGGTAAATTTGAGGTAAAAAATAATGAATAA
- the pseI gene encoding pseudaminic acid synthase, giving the protein MKIGKFDLNKDGTYIIAELSANHNGSLEVAKETIKAAKEIGANAIKLQTYRADTMTINSNNEDFMISGGTLWDGKNLYELYEEAYTPWEWHKELFDYARSLDIDIFSTPFDKSAVDFLEQFNPSAYKIASFEITDYELVKYTASKGKPIIISTGIATIDEIQDVVNICKSVGNEDIILLKCTSEYPAKLEEANLKTIQNMKETFGVEVGFSDHTMGHIAPVVAVTLGAKIIEKHFIIDKSIGGADADFSLDKKEFEDMIKAVRDSEKLLGKVEYSLNEKRTKQRRFARSLYISKDIKKGEIFNTDNIRSVRPGYGLHPKYLNDIIGKVSKKDYKFGDRLEMF; this is encoded by the coding sequence ATGAAGATAGGAAAATTTGATTTAAATAAAGATGGAACTTATATAATTGCAGAGTTAAGTGCAAATCACAATGGAAGTTTAGAGGTAGCAAAAGAGACTATAAAAGCTGCAAAGGAAATTGGGGCAAATGCAATAAAACTTCAAACATATCGTGCTGATACAATGACTATAAATAGTAATAATGAAGATTTTATGATAAGTGGTGGAACACTTTGGGATGGAAAAAATCTTTATGAACTTTATGAAGAAGCATATACTCCTTGGGAGTGGCATAAAGAACTTTTTGATTATGCAAGAAGTTTAGATATAGATATTTTCTCAACACCTTTCGATAAAAGTGCAGTTGATTTTCTTGAACAATTTAATCCAAGTGCTTATAAAATTGCATCTTTTGAAATAACAGATTATGAACTTGTAAAATATACAGCAAGTAAAGGAAAACCAATAATTATAAGTACAGGTATTGCAACTATTGATGAGATACAAGATGTTGTGAATATTTGTAAAAGTGTTGGAAATGAAGATATTATTCTTTTAAAATGTACAAGTGAATATCCAGCAAAGCTAGAAGAAGCAAATTTAAAAACAATACAAAATATGAAGGAAACATTTGGTGTAGAAGTTGGTTTTTCTGATCATACTATGGGACATATTGCACCAGTTGTTGCAGTTACTTTAGGAGCAAAGATTATAGAGAAACATTTTATTATTGATAAAAGTATAGGTGGAGCAGATGCTGATTTTTCTTTAGATAAAAAAGAGTTTGAAGATATGATAAAAGCTGTTAGAGATAGTGAAAAGTTGTTAGGAAAAGTAGAGTATAGTTTAAATGAAAAAAGAACAAAACAGCGTCGTTTCGCAAGAAGTCTATATATATCAAAAGATATAAAAAAAGGAGAAATATTTAATACTGATAATATACGAAGTGTAAGACCAGGGTATGGGCTTCATCCTAAATATTTAAACGATATTATTGGGAAGGTTTCTAAAAAAGATTATAAATTTGGTGATAGATTGGAAATGTTTTAA